A window of the Cannabis sativa cultivar Pink pepper isolate KNU-18-1 chromosome X, ASM2916894v1, whole genome shotgun sequence genome harbors these coding sequences:
- the LOC115706112 gene encoding myosin-15 isoform X1, translating into MLESTMSIRKGSKVWVEDKNLAWVAAEVVDYGGKQVHAVTVSGKKILVSPEKVFPRDADEDEHGGVDDMTKLTYLNEPGVLYNLQRRYALNDIYTYTGSILIAVNPFTKLPHLYNGHMMEMYKGAPFGELSPHVFAVADASYRAMMNDGRSQSILVSGESGAGKTETTKLIMQYLTYVGGRAAGGDRTVEQQVLESNPLLEAFGNARTVRNDNSSRFGKFVEIQFDANGRISGAAIRTYLLERSRVVQITDPERNYHCFYHLCASGRDAEKYKLDHPTHFHYLNQSKVYELDGVSNAEEYIKTRRAMDIVGISHEDQEAIFRSLAGILHLGNIEFSPGKEHDSSILKDQKSNFHLQMVANLFMCDVDLLLATLCTRSIQTREGSIVKALDCNAAVAGRDALAKTVYARLFDWLVDKINKSVGQDLNSQVQIGVLDIYGFECFKDNSFEQFCINFANEKLQQHFNEHVFKMEQDEYSKEEINWSYIEFIDNQDVLDLIEKKPIGIIALLDEACMFPRSTHETFSMKLFQHFRSHSRLEKAKFSETDFTVSHYAGKVTYHTDTFLDKNRDYVVVEHCNLLSSSKCTLIAGLFPLLPEESLRSSYKFSSVASRFKHQLQALMETLNTTEPHYIRCVKPNSLNRPQKFENLSILHQLRCGGVLEAVRISLAGYPTRRTYSEFVDRFGILAPEYMDGSFDETAITEKILRKLNLDNFQLGRTKVFLRAGQIGVLDSRRAEVLDNSAKLIQRQIRTYIARRDFISTRTSALLLQAYCRGCLARKMYIVKREEAAALVLQKQVRSWLSRKAYLQILSAAVTIQSRFRGFSTRKRFIHWKKHRAAVLIQARWRMCKVRTAFRHEQTSIIAIQSLWRRKLAKRELRKLRKEANETGALRLAKNKLEKQLEDLTWRLHLEKRLRVSNEDAKSIENSKLQKMVETLNLELDAAKLATINECNKNAVLQNQLELSSKEKSALERELITMSELRKENSLLRSSLNSLEKKNSDMETELHRVQKDNSDMIQKLKEFEEKCSQLQQNVKSLEEKVSLLEGENHIMRQKALATPKSIRPGFARTYSEKNSNALALSNSDRKLLFESPTPTKVIVPLQHSLSESRRPKLAAEKHQENCIFLSRCIKEDMGFVDGKPLAACIIYKSLLHWRSFESERTAIFDYIIEGINEALKVGDENAVLPYWLSNASALLCLLQRNLKSNGFLTATPQRSAGSTGLAARIGHGLKSSSKYFGFDDGVTHLEARYPAILFKQQLTACVEKIFGLIRDNLKKELSPLLGFCIQAPKNSRVHGKSSKSPSSGGPQPAAAPGNQWDNIIKFLDSLMDQLRKNHVPSFFIRKLVTQVFSFINISLFNSLLLRRECCTFSNGEYVKSGLAELEKWIVNAGDEFAGTSWHELNYIRQAVGFLVIHQKRKKSLDEIRQDLCPKLTVRQIYRISTMYWDDKYGTQSVSNEVVAEMREILNKDNQNLTSNSFLLDDDLSIPFSTEDIDMAIPVIDPSDIQLPNFLSEYPVAPQN; encoded by the exons ATGCTC GAATCTACGATGAGTATACGGAAAGGCTCGAAGGTTTGGGTCGAGGACAAGAATTTAGCTTGGGTTGCGGCTGAGGTCGTCGATTATGGTGGAAAGCAAGTTCATGCTGTTACAGTTTCAGGGAAGAAG ATTTTGGTTTCTCCTGAGAAAGTTTTTCCTAGGGATGCTGATGAGGATGAGCATGGTGGTGTTGATGATATGACGAAATTGACTTATTTGAATGAACCAGGAGTTCTTTACAATCTTCAGAGAAGATATGCTCTCAATGATATATAT ACATACACAGGAAGCATTTTGATTGCGGTCAATCCGTTCACAAAGCTTCCTCATTTATACAATGGCCATATGATGGAGATGTATAAGGGAGCTCCTTTTGGCGAGTTGAGCCCCCATGTCTTTGCCGTGGCTGATGCTTCATATAG GGCAATGATGAATGATGGTCGAAGCCAGTCTATACTGGTCAGTGGAGAAAGTGGGGCTGGGAAAACCGAGACGACTAAACTTATCATGCAGTACCTTACTTATGTTGGAGGCCGAGCTGCGGGTGGTGACAGAACTGTCGAGCAGCAAGTTCTTGAA TCAAATCCTCTTTTGGAAGCGTTTGGTAATGCAAGGACTGTTAGAAATGACAATTCAAG TCGCTTTGGCAAGTTTGTTGAGATCCAGTTTGATGCAAATGGTAGAATATCAGGTGCTGCTATTAGAACTTACCTATTGGAAAGATCTCGTGTTGTACAGATTACAGATCCTGAAAGAAATTATCACTGCTTTTATCATTTGTGTGCTTCTGGAAGG GATGCGGAAAAGTACAAGCTAGATCATCCAACCCATTTCCATTATTTAAATCAAAGTAAGGTTTATGAATTGGATGGAGTAAGCAATGCAGAGGAATATATTAAGACAAGGAGAGCAATGGACATTGTTGGCATTAGTCATGAGGACCAG GAAGCAATATTTCGCTCCTTGGCTGGAATTCTTCATCTGGGCAACATTGAATTTTCTCCTGGGAAAGAGCACGACTCTTCCATTCTAAAGGATCAGAAATCAAACTTTCATCTGCAGATGGTTGCTAATCTTTTCAT GTGTGATGTAGATCTCTTACTAGCAACACTATGTACTCGTTCAATTCAAACCCGTGAAGGAAGTATTGTTAAGGCTCTTGATTGTAATGCTGCTGTTGCTGGTAGAGATGCTCTGGCAAAAACTGTTTATGCACGATTATTTGACTG GTTGGTTGATAAAATTAATAAGTCTGTTGGGCAAGATTTGAATTCTCAAGTACAAATTGGAGTTCTGGACATTTATGGTTTTGAATGTTTCAAGGATAATag TTTTGAGCAATTTTGCATAAATTTTGCGAATGAAAAACTTCAGCAACATTTTAATGAG CATGTCTTCAAGATGGAGCAGGATGAGTACAGCAAAGAGGAAATCAATTGGAGCTACATCGAGTTTATAGATAATCAAGATGTTCTAGATTTGATTGAGAAG AAACCTATTGGGATAATTGCATTATTGGATGAAGCTTG CATGTTCCCAAGATCAACACATGAAACTTTTTCCATGAAGTTATTTCAGCATTTCCGATCACACTCGAGATTGGAAAAGGCAAAATTTTCCGAAACAGATTTTACTGTTTCCCATTATGCTGGAAAG GTTACTTACCATACAGATACCTTTTTAGATAAAAATCGTGATTATGTTGTGGTTGAACACTGCAATCTGCTATCCTCTTCCAAATGCACCCTTATCGCTGGTCTTTTCCCCTTACTTCCAGAGGAATCATTGAGATCATCATACAAGTTTTCTTCTGTTGCCTCAAGATTTAAG CACCAACTCCAAGCTCTGATGgaaacactcaatacaacagaGCCACATTATATACGTTGTGTGAAACCAAATTCTTTGAACCGACCACAAAAGTTTGAGAACCTGAGTATACTTCATCAGCTACGGTGTGGG GGTGTATTAGAGGCTGTTCGGATTAGTTTGGCAGGCTATCCCACTCGAAGGACTTATTCAGAGTTTGTAGATCGATTTGGAATATTAGCTCCTGAATATATGGATGGAAG TTTTGATGAAACAGCCATCACAGAGAAAATTCTGAGAAAGTTAAACCTTGATAATTTCCAG TTGGGTAGAACCAAAGTATTTCTCAGGGCTGGACAAATTGGTGTTTTGGATTCTCGTCGTGCTGAGGTTTTAGACAATTCTGCAAAACTTATTCAGCGTCAGATACGAACATATATTGCTCGCAGGGATTTTATCTCAACTCGAACTTCTGCATTGTTACTCCAAGCTTACTGTAGAG GATGCCTAGCACGGAAGATGTACATTGTCAAACGAGAGGAAGCAGCTGCTCTTGTACTACAGAAACAAGTCCGAAGCTGGCTTTCAAGGAAGGCATACTTGCAAATACTTTCAGCTGCTGTTACCATACAATCCAGATTTCGTGGATTCTCAACTCGCAAAAGGTTTATACATTGGAAAAAACATAGAGCTGCTGTTTTAATTCAG gctCGGTGGAGGATGTGTaaggttcggacagctttcagaCATGAACAGACTTCTATAATAGCAATACAAAGTCTCTGGAGAAGAAAATTGGCAAAAAGAGAGCTTCGAAAGCTTAGAAAG GAAGCAAATGAAACTGGTGCATTGCGTTTAGCTAAGAATAAACTCGAGAAGCAGTTAGAAGATTTGACTTGGCGATTGCATCTTGAAAAACGATTGCGG GTTTCTAATGAAGATGCCAAGTCAATAGAAAATTCGAAACTTCAGAAGATGGTGGAAACTTTGAACCTTGAGTTAGATGCAGCAAAATTAGCGACAATTAATGAGTGCAACAAAAATGCGGTGCTCCAAAATCAGTTAGAATTGTCTTCAAAGGAGAAATCTGCATTGGAGAGGGAACTCATAACAATGTCCgaattaagaaaagaaaattcaTTATTGAGG AGTTCATTGAATTCTCTGGAAAAGAAGAATTCAGATATGGAGACCGAGCTTCACAGGGTGCAAAAGGACAATAGTGACATGATTCAGAAGTTGAAGGAGTTCGAAGAAAAGTGCTCACAGCTTCAGCAGAATGTTAAAAG TCTTGAAGAGAAAGTCTCACTTTTAGAAGGCGAGAATCACATTATGCGACAAAAAGCGTTGGCCACTCCAAAGAGCATTCGTCCTGGTTTTGCAAGGACATATTCTGAG AAAAACTCTAATGCACTTGCTCTTTCAAACTCTGATCGGAAGCTACTATTT GAGTCTCCTACCCCTACGAAGGTTATTGTTCCTCTTCAACATAGCTTGTCAGAATCACGCCGACCAAAATTAGCTGCTGAGAAGCATCAG GAGAATTGTATATTCCTTTCAAGGTGTATCAAAGAAGATATGGGTTTTGTAGATGGAAAGCCACTGGCAGCCTGTATCATATACAAAAGTCTTCTTCACTGGCGTTCCTTCGAGTCTGAACGAACAGCCATTTTTGACTATAtaattgaaggaataaatgaGGCTCTGAAG GTTGGTGATGAGAACGCTGTGTTGCCCTATTGGCTGTCCAATGCATCTGCACTTCTATGCCTCCTTCAAAGGAATTTAAAATCAAATGGTTTCTTGACGGCAACTCCTCAGCGTTCTGCTGGGTCTACTGGGTTGGCGGCCAGGATTGGACAT GGATTAAAATCTTCTTCTAAATATTTTGGGTTTGACGATGGTGTAACACACCTTGAAGCAAGGTATCCAGCTATACTGTTCAAACAACAATTGACTGCTTGCGTAGAGAAGATTTTTGGCTTAATTCGTGACAATTTGAAGAAAGAATTGTCTCCACTGTTGGGCTTTTGCATTCAG GCGCCAAAAAATTCACGAGTACATGGAAAGTCATCCAAATCACCTAGTAGTGGTGGTCCTCAGCCAGCAGCAGCACCTGGTAATCAGTGGGACAACATCATCAAGTTTCTTGATTCTCTTATGGATCAATTACGTAAAAATCAC GTACCTTCCTTTTTCATCCGCAAGCTGGTTACTCAGGTTTTCTCTTTCATTAATATATCACTATTCAACAG TTTGTTGCTGCGACGAGAATGTTGTACGTTTTCAAATGGGGAATATGTAAAGTCGGGTCTAGCAGAACTAGAGAAATGGATAGTTAATGCAGGGGACGAG TTCGCAGGAACCTCGTGGCATGAGCTCAACTATATTAGACAAGCTGTTGGTTTTCTG GTAATACACCAGAAGAGGAAAAAATCTTTGGATGAGATTAGACAGGATCTTTGTCCG AAACTGACAGTTCGACAAATCTATCGGATAAGTACAATGTATTGGGATGACAAATACGGAACTCAGAGCGTATCAAATGAG GTGGTTGCTGAAATGAGAGAGATTTTAAACAAGGACAATCAGAATCTGACCTCCAATTCATTCTTGCTTGACGATGATTTAAG CATTCCGTTCTCGACAGAAGATATTGATATGGCTATTCCTGTGATAGACCCTTCAGATATACAACTTCCAAATTTCTTGTCCGAGTACCCTGTTGCGCCACAAAATTAG
- the LOC115706112 gene encoding myosin-15 isoform X2 encodes MSIRKGSKVWVEDKNLAWVAAEVVDYGGKQVHAVTVSGKKILVSPEKVFPRDADEDEHGGVDDMTKLTYLNEPGVLYNLQRRYALNDIYTYTGSILIAVNPFTKLPHLYNGHMMEMYKGAPFGELSPHVFAVADASYRAMMNDGRSQSILVSGESGAGKTETTKLIMQYLTYVGGRAAGGDRTVEQQVLESNPLLEAFGNARTVRNDNSSRFGKFVEIQFDANGRISGAAIRTYLLERSRVVQITDPERNYHCFYHLCASGRDAEKYKLDHPTHFHYLNQSKVYELDGVSNAEEYIKTRRAMDIVGISHEDQEAIFRSLAGILHLGNIEFSPGKEHDSSILKDQKSNFHLQMVANLFMCDVDLLLATLCTRSIQTREGSIVKALDCNAAVAGRDALAKTVYARLFDWLVDKINKSVGQDLNSQVQIGVLDIYGFECFKDNSFEQFCINFANEKLQQHFNEHVFKMEQDEYSKEEINWSYIEFIDNQDVLDLIEKKPIGIIALLDEACMFPRSTHETFSMKLFQHFRSHSRLEKAKFSETDFTVSHYAGKVTYHTDTFLDKNRDYVVVEHCNLLSSSKCTLIAGLFPLLPEESLRSSYKFSSVASRFKHQLQALMETLNTTEPHYIRCVKPNSLNRPQKFENLSILHQLRCGGVLEAVRISLAGYPTRRTYSEFVDRFGILAPEYMDGSFDETAITEKILRKLNLDNFQLGRTKVFLRAGQIGVLDSRRAEVLDNSAKLIQRQIRTYIARRDFISTRTSALLLQAYCRGCLARKMYIVKREEAAALVLQKQVRSWLSRKAYLQILSAAVTIQSRFRGFSTRKRFIHWKKHRAAVLIQARWRMCKVRTAFRHEQTSIIAIQSLWRRKLAKRELRKLRKEANETGALRLAKNKLEKQLEDLTWRLHLEKRLRVSNEDAKSIENSKLQKMVETLNLELDAAKLATINECNKNAVLQNQLELSSKEKSALERELITMSELRKENSLLRSSLNSLEKKNSDMETELHRVQKDNSDMIQKLKEFEEKCSQLQQNVKSLEEKVSLLEGENHIMRQKALATPKSIRPGFARTYSEKNSNALALSNSDRKLLFESPTPTKVIVPLQHSLSESRRPKLAAEKHQENCIFLSRCIKEDMGFVDGKPLAACIIYKSLLHWRSFESERTAIFDYIIEGINEALKVGDENAVLPYWLSNASALLCLLQRNLKSNGFLTATPQRSAGSTGLAARIGHGLKSSSKYFGFDDGVTHLEARYPAILFKQQLTACVEKIFGLIRDNLKKELSPLLGFCIQAPKNSRVHGKSSKSPSSGGPQPAAAPGNQWDNIIKFLDSLMDQLRKNHVPSFFIRKLVTQVFSFINISLFNSLLLRRECCTFSNGEYVKSGLAELEKWIVNAGDEFAGTSWHELNYIRQAVGFLVIHQKRKKSLDEIRQDLCPKLTVRQIYRISTMYWDDKYGTQSVSNEVVAEMREILNKDNQNLTSNSFLLDDDLSIPFSTEDIDMAIPVIDPSDIQLPNFLSEYPVAPQN; translated from the exons ATGAGTATACGGAAAGGCTCGAAGGTTTGGGTCGAGGACAAGAATTTAGCTTGGGTTGCGGCTGAGGTCGTCGATTATGGTGGAAAGCAAGTTCATGCTGTTACAGTTTCAGGGAAGAAG ATTTTGGTTTCTCCTGAGAAAGTTTTTCCTAGGGATGCTGATGAGGATGAGCATGGTGGTGTTGATGATATGACGAAATTGACTTATTTGAATGAACCAGGAGTTCTTTACAATCTTCAGAGAAGATATGCTCTCAATGATATATAT ACATACACAGGAAGCATTTTGATTGCGGTCAATCCGTTCACAAAGCTTCCTCATTTATACAATGGCCATATGATGGAGATGTATAAGGGAGCTCCTTTTGGCGAGTTGAGCCCCCATGTCTTTGCCGTGGCTGATGCTTCATATAG GGCAATGATGAATGATGGTCGAAGCCAGTCTATACTGGTCAGTGGAGAAAGTGGGGCTGGGAAAACCGAGACGACTAAACTTATCATGCAGTACCTTACTTATGTTGGAGGCCGAGCTGCGGGTGGTGACAGAACTGTCGAGCAGCAAGTTCTTGAA TCAAATCCTCTTTTGGAAGCGTTTGGTAATGCAAGGACTGTTAGAAATGACAATTCAAG TCGCTTTGGCAAGTTTGTTGAGATCCAGTTTGATGCAAATGGTAGAATATCAGGTGCTGCTATTAGAACTTACCTATTGGAAAGATCTCGTGTTGTACAGATTACAGATCCTGAAAGAAATTATCACTGCTTTTATCATTTGTGTGCTTCTGGAAGG GATGCGGAAAAGTACAAGCTAGATCATCCAACCCATTTCCATTATTTAAATCAAAGTAAGGTTTATGAATTGGATGGAGTAAGCAATGCAGAGGAATATATTAAGACAAGGAGAGCAATGGACATTGTTGGCATTAGTCATGAGGACCAG GAAGCAATATTTCGCTCCTTGGCTGGAATTCTTCATCTGGGCAACATTGAATTTTCTCCTGGGAAAGAGCACGACTCTTCCATTCTAAAGGATCAGAAATCAAACTTTCATCTGCAGATGGTTGCTAATCTTTTCAT GTGTGATGTAGATCTCTTACTAGCAACACTATGTACTCGTTCAATTCAAACCCGTGAAGGAAGTATTGTTAAGGCTCTTGATTGTAATGCTGCTGTTGCTGGTAGAGATGCTCTGGCAAAAACTGTTTATGCACGATTATTTGACTG GTTGGTTGATAAAATTAATAAGTCTGTTGGGCAAGATTTGAATTCTCAAGTACAAATTGGAGTTCTGGACATTTATGGTTTTGAATGTTTCAAGGATAATag TTTTGAGCAATTTTGCATAAATTTTGCGAATGAAAAACTTCAGCAACATTTTAATGAG CATGTCTTCAAGATGGAGCAGGATGAGTACAGCAAAGAGGAAATCAATTGGAGCTACATCGAGTTTATAGATAATCAAGATGTTCTAGATTTGATTGAGAAG AAACCTATTGGGATAATTGCATTATTGGATGAAGCTTG CATGTTCCCAAGATCAACACATGAAACTTTTTCCATGAAGTTATTTCAGCATTTCCGATCACACTCGAGATTGGAAAAGGCAAAATTTTCCGAAACAGATTTTACTGTTTCCCATTATGCTGGAAAG GTTACTTACCATACAGATACCTTTTTAGATAAAAATCGTGATTATGTTGTGGTTGAACACTGCAATCTGCTATCCTCTTCCAAATGCACCCTTATCGCTGGTCTTTTCCCCTTACTTCCAGAGGAATCATTGAGATCATCATACAAGTTTTCTTCTGTTGCCTCAAGATTTAAG CACCAACTCCAAGCTCTGATGgaaacactcaatacaacagaGCCACATTATATACGTTGTGTGAAACCAAATTCTTTGAACCGACCACAAAAGTTTGAGAACCTGAGTATACTTCATCAGCTACGGTGTGGG GGTGTATTAGAGGCTGTTCGGATTAGTTTGGCAGGCTATCCCACTCGAAGGACTTATTCAGAGTTTGTAGATCGATTTGGAATATTAGCTCCTGAATATATGGATGGAAG TTTTGATGAAACAGCCATCACAGAGAAAATTCTGAGAAAGTTAAACCTTGATAATTTCCAG TTGGGTAGAACCAAAGTATTTCTCAGGGCTGGACAAATTGGTGTTTTGGATTCTCGTCGTGCTGAGGTTTTAGACAATTCTGCAAAACTTATTCAGCGTCAGATACGAACATATATTGCTCGCAGGGATTTTATCTCAACTCGAACTTCTGCATTGTTACTCCAAGCTTACTGTAGAG GATGCCTAGCACGGAAGATGTACATTGTCAAACGAGAGGAAGCAGCTGCTCTTGTACTACAGAAACAAGTCCGAAGCTGGCTTTCAAGGAAGGCATACTTGCAAATACTTTCAGCTGCTGTTACCATACAATCCAGATTTCGTGGATTCTCAACTCGCAAAAGGTTTATACATTGGAAAAAACATAGAGCTGCTGTTTTAATTCAG gctCGGTGGAGGATGTGTaaggttcggacagctttcagaCATGAACAGACTTCTATAATAGCAATACAAAGTCTCTGGAGAAGAAAATTGGCAAAAAGAGAGCTTCGAAAGCTTAGAAAG GAAGCAAATGAAACTGGTGCATTGCGTTTAGCTAAGAATAAACTCGAGAAGCAGTTAGAAGATTTGACTTGGCGATTGCATCTTGAAAAACGATTGCGG GTTTCTAATGAAGATGCCAAGTCAATAGAAAATTCGAAACTTCAGAAGATGGTGGAAACTTTGAACCTTGAGTTAGATGCAGCAAAATTAGCGACAATTAATGAGTGCAACAAAAATGCGGTGCTCCAAAATCAGTTAGAATTGTCTTCAAAGGAGAAATCTGCATTGGAGAGGGAACTCATAACAATGTCCgaattaagaaaagaaaattcaTTATTGAGG AGTTCATTGAATTCTCTGGAAAAGAAGAATTCAGATATGGAGACCGAGCTTCACAGGGTGCAAAAGGACAATAGTGACATGATTCAGAAGTTGAAGGAGTTCGAAGAAAAGTGCTCACAGCTTCAGCAGAATGTTAAAAG TCTTGAAGAGAAAGTCTCACTTTTAGAAGGCGAGAATCACATTATGCGACAAAAAGCGTTGGCCACTCCAAAGAGCATTCGTCCTGGTTTTGCAAGGACATATTCTGAG AAAAACTCTAATGCACTTGCTCTTTCAAACTCTGATCGGAAGCTACTATTT GAGTCTCCTACCCCTACGAAGGTTATTGTTCCTCTTCAACATAGCTTGTCAGAATCACGCCGACCAAAATTAGCTGCTGAGAAGCATCAG GAGAATTGTATATTCCTTTCAAGGTGTATCAAAGAAGATATGGGTTTTGTAGATGGAAAGCCACTGGCAGCCTGTATCATATACAAAAGTCTTCTTCACTGGCGTTCCTTCGAGTCTGAACGAACAGCCATTTTTGACTATAtaattgaaggaataaatgaGGCTCTGAAG GTTGGTGATGAGAACGCTGTGTTGCCCTATTGGCTGTCCAATGCATCTGCACTTCTATGCCTCCTTCAAAGGAATTTAAAATCAAATGGTTTCTTGACGGCAACTCCTCAGCGTTCTGCTGGGTCTACTGGGTTGGCGGCCAGGATTGGACAT GGATTAAAATCTTCTTCTAAATATTTTGGGTTTGACGATGGTGTAACACACCTTGAAGCAAGGTATCCAGCTATACTGTTCAAACAACAATTGACTGCTTGCGTAGAGAAGATTTTTGGCTTAATTCGTGACAATTTGAAGAAAGAATTGTCTCCACTGTTGGGCTTTTGCATTCAG GCGCCAAAAAATTCACGAGTACATGGAAAGTCATCCAAATCACCTAGTAGTGGTGGTCCTCAGCCAGCAGCAGCACCTGGTAATCAGTGGGACAACATCATCAAGTTTCTTGATTCTCTTATGGATCAATTACGTAAAAATCAC GTACCTTCCTTTTTCATCCGCAAGCTGGTTACTCAGGTTTTCTCTTTCATTAATATATCACTATTCAACAG TTTGTTGCTGCGACGAGAATGTTGTACGTTTTCAAATGGGGAATATGTAAAGTCGGGTCTAGCAGAACTAGAGAAATGGATAGTTAATGCAGGGGACGAG TTCGCAGGAACCTCGTGGCATGAGCTCAACTATATTAGACAAGCTGTTGGTTTTCTG GTAATACACCAGAAGAGGAAAAAATCTTTGGATGAGATTAGACAGGATCTTTGTCCG AAACTGACAGTTCGACAAATCTATCGGATAAGTACAATGTATTGGGATGACAAATACGGAACTCAGAGCGTATCAAATGAG GTGGTTGCTGAAATGAGAGAGATTTTAAACAAGGACAATCAGAATCTGACCTCCAATTCATTCTTGCTTGACGATGATTTAAG CATTCCGTTCTCGACAGAAGATATTGATATGGCTATTCCTGTGATAGACCCTTCAGATATACAACTTCCAAATTTCTTGTCCGAGTACCCTGTTGCGCCACAAAATTAG